ACGACATACAGACAACTGGCCCGGGGCAGTGAGCGCGTGGAGCGACTCCATCTGGGACAGCGGAACGAGACTCCCACGCTCATGACTTCGACCGAGTTCCTGGCGACTGCCGGTGTGACGGTTCACGTCCTGCACACAAGAGGCGGTGTCGAGCTCCCGGTACGGCCGAGATCCGGGGCGGGTTCAGCCGATGTGGCTATCGGGCGTAGAGCTCTGCCGTACGTGGACTCCATGGCCATCCCGACGACACGCGGCGCGGAACGGCACAACGCCTTCTTGATCCCTGAGAAGGAATTCTCCTGGTTCGGTCAAGTGGTAGCCCGGGCCCACGCAGCCGGGCAGCTCTCACTGGCTGGCGGCGGAGGGACAGTCGGCCAATATCTGATCGATGAGCAGGGCGGCAAGCACTTCAGCGAAACAACCTTCGCCGGGACCGCCAGTGTTCACGACGCGAAAGTCTCTTTCGGGAAGGAGTCATACGTCGGTACTGATCAGGTCTTCCGTATCAACGGCACACGCGTTGAAGCGTTCTCCGGCATGGCCACAGATCTCTACGATCTGCTCGCGGAGGGCAAAGTGGAGGAGTACCGCCGACGGGCGTACGAACGCCAAAAGGACTGGCCGGAACCGGACGACATCGACGACTGGGGTGCGAGTTCCTTCCGGCCGGACGGCACTGCGCTCGCGATACGGGTGGTGCCGAAGACGGCATCCCGCGACGACCGGTCCCCAGGGTCACCCACATCAGTTTGAGAGGCGGCGAGGTCGGACGATCCCACCTATGACTCTCCACCAAGCTTTGTAGCGGGGACTCGGGCGTCACCAGTCTGAAGGTACGTCGAAAGCCTCTGGTCGTGGTGGTCTCACTACAGGGCTCTTTGCTTCCGTCTCCACGAGCTGCTGGATCCTCGTAGGCGCTGATATCTCGACAGTCAGCTCGGACACGTCTCCTCCGACGCTCAGGGGTGGCCGGATGCCGTCCCCCCATGCGCCCCTGACTGACTCTTACAGAGGCCCGCGTGCCAAAGTCGCCGGACAGACTGGGCAAGCACATACGCGAACGCAAGGAGCAGCACATGCGCAACGGGGGAACACCGTGGACACTCGCCGTGCCCACAGGCGGAGACATCCTCCGGCAGGAGCGTCTCACCCGAAATTTGCACGACACCCTGAACAGGGCGGACGGCCTCGTCGTCGGTTTCCACGACGCCGACGAGCCTACCGAACCGGGCCATAAGGGTGCCGGTGTGGGTGAGGTAGCTCTCTGGGCTGCTGGCACCGCCGCCGTCGCCCGCCCTGCGTCCCAGGTCCTGATCACTCTGATCAAGGAGTGGTGTGCCAAGGAACGGCACCGCAAGGTCGTGGTCACGGTGGGGGACGACTTCATCGAGATCACGGGGCGTCCGGACGCCGCACAGGAACGTATGGTCCGTGATTTCCAGGACAGGATCGCTGGCGAGGACGGTCCCGAACCGGATGACGGCGCAGCATGACCCGCCTCCACAAACGCCGGGCTCTCCTGATCGGCAACGAGAACTACGACGACGGCCGCTTCTCACCACTGGCCTCCGTACGGGCAGACCTGTGGGGACTTGCCCAGGTGCTGAAGCACCGCAACATCGGCAATTTCGTCTCCGTCCAGACCGAGTCCGATCTCGCCGCCAATGACATGCGGGCGGTCATCGGCGAGTTTCTCCAAGAGCGCGACGAGGACGAACTAGCGCTCGTGTACGTCTCAGGCCACGGCGTGCGCACCGTACGCGACGGCGGAGAGTTCCACTTCGTCGCCAAGGACACCGACTACGACCGGGTGGCCGCGACCAGCGTCAGCGCCGGGTTCCTCAACGACGCGCTGGAGGAGTGTGTCGCCCTTCAGAAGATCGTGATGATCGACTGCTGCCGCAGCGGCGGGTTCGCCATGGGCCTGCGCACGTCGGACCGGCGGGCCGATAACTCCGTGTCCAAATCGGGCGAGCAGCCGCCGCTGACCAGCAGGGGTGTGTACGTCCTGTCGTCCTCGCGGGCAGGGGAGGACTCTTACGCAGACACGGGCAGTGGCGACGACGTGAAGCCGTCGGCGTTCACCGGCGAAGTCGTCGAGGCGCTGCGCACGGGGAAGGTCAGCAAGGACGGTGGCAGCGCTGTGACAGTCAGCGACCTGTTCCACTACGTGAACCGACGCATGCGTGCCCAGGACGGCGGGCGCCAGGTGCCGGTGCACTCCGCGCTCGGCGTCGACGACCGCATCATCATCGCGGACAGCCCCTTCGGCCGAGCCCCTATCCTCGATCCTCTGAGCTCTCGGCCCCAGCCCATCGCCGGAGAAGCTGCACAGGCCCGTGTCGCGAAGTCCGTTCCCTCGCAGCCCGGTTGGGCCAACTTGCTGGACTACTACCGCGAGTGCGTCCTGGCCGAGAGCGCCGAGACACCTCTGATGGACGTGAGCCGTCAGGACGCGTCGTACGTGTGCCTGGCCGGCGCGGAAAGACTCATCTCCGGCGACGTCGACGACGACGGCTGTATAACTCTCCCCGACGAAGCGGCCCCGCTGGTGGACTCGGCAGCCGAGGAGGACGCCGAGCTCTGGGCGGGGTACCCGGCCGTGGTCCTCACCGGGCCACGCACCGGACGCCCCTGGCGGCAGCCGAAGTTCGCACCCCTGCTGGTACGTCGGGTCGAGATCGTCCAGGACGAGGGCGAGGTGCGACTCAAGCCGTATGGCCCGGTCCAGCCGCATCCTCAGCTGGCACTCGACTGGCTGGGAGAGGACGAGGCCAACCAGCTCATCGACACGTTTCAGCCGTCCTGGCATCGTGGGCAGCACGACCGTATGGCGGTGGAGGTGCGCAATCTCCTCACGCAGGAGTTCGAGCTACCGTGCGTGCAGGAGCTCCGTCCCGACCAGCTCGCCGACCGCATCGACGTCCGCACACCCGGACACGGGGCCCGCAACACTGCAGTCCTGTTCGCGTCACGCCCCCAGACGGGCTTCACAAAGGGGCTTCTCAACGACTTCGCCGGCATCGCCGACCAGACAGACCAGATCGGGCAGACCGCCCTCGGTGCACTAGCGCCCGATGCCGCGCAGCGAGCCGGGTCCCACGCCCACACGAGCCCCGAACCGACGCACCTCGTGACGCCGCTGCCCTGCAACGAAGCCCAGACGGCGGTTCTCCGGTCTGCCATGACACGCCGCCTCACAGTGGCCACGGGCCCGCCCGGCACAGGCAAGAGTCAGCTGGTCGCCAATCTCGTGGCCACGGCGATCGCGGCAGGTCAGACGGTACTGGTCGCGTCCACCAACAACGACGCCGTGGACGAGGTCTGGCGCCGCTGCGACAAGCTGGTGCCCGGCAGCGTCGTGCGCACCGGCTCGGCGCGGAAGAACGGCAAGAGCAACGCGGAGCACGAGGCCGCCGCGCTGCACGCGCTACGTACCGGCCCGGAGCCGCCCACCACCGTGGCCACGGCGTCCATGGCCACGGTGGTGGCCATCGACCGCCTGGTAGAAGTACGGCAAGGTCTGGCACACATCGCGGAGACCGAAGCGCGGCTTCGTCAGGCAGGCGAAGCCCGTGCCCACCACTCGGAACAGCTCGGGAGCACCGTCACCGAACTCCAACACCTGCTCGCTGGCACACCTCGGCCAAGGGAGCTGGAGAACAAGGCACGCCGCCTCGCCCACGCGCGCTTCCTCGGATCGTGGCGCCGATCCCGATTCCTGCGCACGACCGGGCTGGAGGGGCACGCCGGTGATCCCGCCGCGGCATGCCTCGCGCTTGCCGGCTTCGCCGCGGCCGAGGCGGAATGGCGTGACGGGCACGAGCAAGCGGCGGCCGTTGACGACACCGCACTCACGCGGGCTCTCCGTGAGGCGGAGAGCATCGTCCAGGACGCATCACGCACGCTCCTCGCCACCACGGTCCAAGCAGCCGCCTGGGCCGGACGCCGCCGCATTCTCGACCTGCTGGCGGCTCGGGACGGCAAACGGAGCGACTGGCCGCAGATGCGGAGAGTTTTGGGTCGCTCGAACGGTTCTCCGGACACGCCCGCCGTGGCCGGATGGGCCGTCACCAGTCTTTCCGCCCGGCGGTTCCCGCTGGGCCCGGCACTGTTCGATCTCGTCGTCGTCGACGAGGCCAGTCAGTGCGCCGTCCCCCACGTTCTGCCGCTGTTGTTCCGGGCGCAGCGCGCCCTGGTCATCGGTGACCCCATGCAGCTAACGCACATCACTCAGACCAGCCCACACCGTGAGGCTCTCATCCGGCGCGGGAACGGGCTACGGTCCGATTGGTTGGAGAAGCACCACCTCGCCTACCGGCGCCACTCGGCCTTCCACGCGGCCGAGCAGTCTGCGGGCGGCACGTTGCTTCTCGACGAACACTTCCGCTGTCATCCGCAAATCGCCAGCATCTCCAACGACTTCTTCTACGACGGCGGGCTGACAGTCCTCACCGACACCCGCGGCCGGCCTGCTCTGGCGCATCGCTCGGCTGTCATCTGGACAGATGTGACCGGGCGGGCCGCCCGCCCGCCGTTCGGCGGCTCCTGGATCAATGAGGACGAGATCCGCAAAGTGCAGGACAGCGTCCGCTATCTACTAACGCAGCTCCCGCCCGAGGCCACCGTAGGCGTTGTTACTCCCTTCACAGCGCAGGCCGAGACGCTGCGCAAGCGGCTGCAGCCGTACGACGAGGAGCGCCTTCGCATCGGTACGGTGCACACCTTCCAGGGCGGAGAGCGCGATGTCATGGTGTTCTCACTCGTCGCCGGCGAAGGCATGCATCCTGGAGCCGTCGAGTGGATCGGTGGACAGCTGAACCTGTGGAACGTCGCCATCACTCGGGCACGCGGCCACCTCATCGTGGTGGGGGACAAGGAACTCTGGCGGAAGCGGGGTGGCGTGGGCACAGCGCTGCTGGAGACCGCGGACCGGAACGGCGCACCCCTCGGTGGCGGAAATGACGATGTGCTGCTCAAACGCCTGTACCGGACCCTCTCCCTGAGAAAAGGGGCCACCGTCACGCTGGGCGAGACCGTTCACGGGCATCCGGTGGACGCTCTGGTGGGCGGCACCAGTGCCACCACTTCGAGAGTTGTATTGCTCGACAGGGGAATCGAGGAGGGCTCCGACGCGGCCCGCCACCTTCGGCTCATGCTGCACCGACGCAACCTGCTGGGCAGTGAGGATGGAAAAGTCGAAGCCGTTCGATGGCCTGCGTGGAGGCTGTACGAGACAGGCGAACGGCGAGAGTGAGTTCTGGTTCGTGCCATGATCCGGCGCGGCGCTCGCTCTCCACACGCCCGCCCCTCTGAGCCCACCCATGCGGCTGGGCACGACGAAGGACCGCGCCAATCCAGCGCTTCGGGTCACCTGGCAGAACAGACCGACCTGACTTGCCACAGCGGCTACGCGGGTTCTTGGGAGCCAACCCACTCCCTAACTCCATTCCAGACCACCCGGGACCGCTCACCTCCAACGCTCTGACCAGGAAAAACACCGAACCACACAGCTGGCAATTCGGGCTGGTCGTAGTACCTCACGAGGAGCCGGCCATCTGGCCCTACGAAGCCCCACTCCGTCAGCAGAGCCGCACTACGGCCAAGGTTCACCGCCTTGACGTAGGCGTACGCGAGGTCACTCTGGAAGCCCCTGGGGTCGATGGGGCTGTCCTGACCCCCTGAGACGTAGCGGTGCCCGCTTTATGAAGGATCCCCCCCGGACGATGCGTCCGGGGGCTTCCTCACTGGTCAGGCTATTGGGCAGGCGGCAGGTTGTTGATCTGCTTCCGCAGCCGGACGATGTCCTCTTCGGCCTTCGTGAGGCGGGTACGGATCTTCTCGACCACGTTGTCCGGGGCCTTCGCCAAGAACGCCTCGTTGCCGAGCTTGCCCTCCGCCTGAGCCTTCTCCTTCTCGGCCGCAGCAAGGTCCTTTGCCAGCCGCTTGCGCTCGGCCGCGACGTCGATCGTGCCGGACAGGTCGAGCGCGACCGTGGCGCCGGCAACTGGGAGAGTCGCCGTGGCGCTGAAGCCGTCGCCTTCCGGCTGGAGCCGGAGCAGCTGGCGGATGGCGGCCTCGTGGGCAGCGAGCTGCGTACCTGACAGCTCCAGGCGCGCCGGGACCTTCTGACCGGGCTGCAGGCCCTGGTCCGAGCGGAAGCGCCGAACCTCGGTGATCACCTGCTGGAGGCTCTCGATCTCCGCCTCGGCCGCCGCATCGCGGAGCCCGCTGTCCGTCGGCCAGTCAGCGATCACGATGGACTCGCGGCCGGTGAGCGTGGTCCACAGCGTCTCCGTCACGAACGGAACGACAGGATGCAGCAGGCGCAGCGTCACGTCCAAGACCTCGCCCAGGACACGTGCCGAGACCTTGGCCGCGTCGCCGCCGGCCATGAACGTCGTCTTGGACAGCTCGACGTACCAGTCGAAGACCTCGTCCCACGCGAAGTGGTACAGGGCATCGGCGAGCTTCGCGAACTGGTAGTCGTCGTAGTGCGCGTCCGCCTCGGCCACGACGGTGTTCAGCCGGGACAGGATCCAACGGTCCGTGGCCGAGAGCTGCTCGGCCGGGGGCAGCTCGCCCTCGATCGTGGCGCCGTTCATCATCGCGAACCGTGTCGCGTTCCAGATCTTGTTGGCGAAGTTCCGGGACGCCTGGACCCAGTCCTCGCCGATCGGCACGTCGGTACCGGGGTTGGCTCCCCGCGCGAGCGTGAACCGCAGAGCGTCGGAGCCGTACTTGTCCATCCAGTCCAGCGGATTGACCGTGTTGCCGAACGACTTCGACATCTTCTTGCCGTGCTCGTCACGGACCATGCCGTGGAAGGCGATGGTATGGAAGGGGACCTCGCCGTCCATCGCGTAGAGGCCGAACATCATCATCCGCGCGACCCAGAAGAACATCAGGTCGGATCCGGTGACCATGGCCGAGTTCGGATAGAACTTGGCCAG
This sequence is a window from Streptomyces sp. NBC_01775. Protein-coding genes within it:
- a CDS encoding caspase, EACC1-associated type, giving the protein MTRLHKRRALLIGNENYDDGRFSPLASVRADLWGLAQVLKHRNIGNFVSVQTESDLAANDMRAVIGEFLQERDEDELALVYVSGHGVRTVRDGGEFHFVAKDTDYDRVAATSVSAGFLNDALEECVALQKIVMIDCCRSGGFAMGLRTSDRRADNSVSKSGEQPPLTSRGVYVLSSSRAGEDSYADTGSGDDVKPSAFTGEVVEALRTGKVSKDGGSAVTVSDLFHYVNRRMRAQDGGRQVPVHSALGVDDRIIIADSPFGRAPILDPLSSRPQPIAGEAAQARVAKSVPSQPGWANLLDYYRECVLAESAETPLMDVSRQDASYVCLAGAERLISGDVDDDGCITLPDEAAPLVDSAAEEDAELWAGYPAVVLTGPRTGRPWRQPKFAPLLVRRVEIVQDEGEVRLKPYGPVQPHPQLALDWLGEDEANQLIDTFQPSWHRGQHDRMAVEVRNLLTQEFELPCVQELRPDQLADRIDVRTPGHGARNTAVLFASRPQTGFTKGLLNDFAGIADQTDQIGQTALGALAPDAAQRAGSHAHTSPEPTHLVTPLPCNEAQTAVLRSAMTRRLTVATGPPGTGKSQLVANLVATAIAAGQTVLVASTNNDAVDEVWRRCDKLVPGSVVRTGSARKNGKSNAEHEAAALHALRTGPEPPTTVATASMATVVAIDRLVEVRQGLAHIAETEARLRQAGEARAHHSEQLGSTVTELQHLLAGTPRPRELENKARRLAHARFLGSWRRSRFLRTTGLEGHAGDPAAACLALAGFAAAEAEWRDGHEQAAAVDDTALTRALREAESIVQDASRTLLATTVQAAAWAGRRRILDLLAARDGKRSDWPQMRRVLGRSNGSPDTPAVAGWAVTSLSARRFPLGPALFDLVVVDEASQCAVPHVLPLLFRAQRALVIGDPMQLTHITQTSPHREALIRRGNGLRSDWLEKHHLAYRRHSAFHAAEQSAGGTLLLDEHFRCHPQIASISNDFFYDGGLTVLTDTRGRPALAHRSAVIWTDVTGRAARPPFGGSWINEDEIRKVQDSVRYLLTQLPPEATVGVVTPFTAQAETLRKRLQPYDEERLRIGTVHTFQGGERDVMVFSLVAGEGMHPGAVEWIGGQLNLWNVAITRARGHLIVVGDKELWRKRGGVGTALLETADRNGAPLGGGNDDVLLKRLYRTLSLRKGATVTLGETVHGHPVDALVGGTSATTSRVVLLDRGIEEGSDAARHLRLMLHRRNLLGSEDGKVEAVRWPAWRLYETGERRE